A window of Spartobacteria bacterium contains these coding sequences:
- a CDS encoding type II toxin-antitoxin system VapC family toxin — MNLLLDTCALLWLASGDVKLTQNARNSINEAGVVFVSVISGFEVALKVRRGKLVLPAEPDEWLSTIVNHHGLEMIPLHINDAMKAALLPDIHRDPCDRFILAQAMRLDVAVVTGDHVFSDYGVKIIR; from the coding sequence ATGAATCTGTTACTTGATACCTGTGCGCTTCTATGGCTTGCTTCCGGGGATGTAAAATTAACTCAAAATGCAAGAAACAGCATTAATGAAGCTGGAGTTGTTTTTGTTTCTGTTATATCCGGATTTGAAGTTGCGTTGAAAGTACGCCGAGGTAAACTGGTCCTGCCGGCCGAGCCGGATGAATGGTTGAGTACGATAGTGAATCATCATGGACTTGAAATGATCCCGCTGCATATTAATGACGCGATGAAGGCGGCGTTATTACCGGATATTCACCGTGATCCATGCGACCGTTTTATTTTGGCACAGGCAATGCGCCTGGATGTTGCGGTTGTTACCGGAGATCATGTCTTTTCTGACTATGGAGTGAAAATCATTAGGTGA
- a CDS encoding type II toxin-antitoxin system prevent-host-death family antitoxin: MVSVHEAKSQLSKLLAEVNRDGSSIVICNRGKPVADLTPHRQRCRTAVHPYMSQIQINYDPTEPLQEDEWPEDSR; this comes from the coding sequence ATGGTAAGTGTGCATGAAGCAAAGAGTCAACTCTCCAAGTTGTTGGCAGAAGTGAATCGAGACGGCTCTTCGATTGTCATTTGCAACCGAGGAAAGCCTGTAGCTGATTTGACGCCGCATCGCCAGAGATGTCGAACAGCTGTTCATCCATATATGAGTCAAATCCAAATCAACTATGATCCCACGGAACCCTTGCAGGAGGATGAATGGCCTGAGGATTCAAGATGA